From one Streptomyces sp. Q6 genomic stretch:
- a CDS encoding CitMHS family transporter, translating to MLTLLGFTMIATFLVLIMMKKVSPIAALVLIPALFCVLVGKGAHLGDYVIAGIGDLAPTAAMLMFAIVYFGVMIDVGLFDPIVRGILKFAKADPVRIVVGTAVLAAIVSLDGDGSTTFMITVSAMYPLYKRLKMSLVVMTGVAATANGVMNTLPWGGPTARAATALKLDASDIFVPMIPALAVGLVFVFALAYVLGRRERTRLGHLSIDEVTEEATETADEKVLVGAGNGARKGTGGGDHAGSANAAASAPSYENEDGETFTGLDPRRATLRPKLYWFNALLTVVLLTAMIMELLPIPVLFMLGAALALTVNFPHMPDQRARIGAHAENVLNVAGMVFAAAVFTGVLQGTGMVDHMAKWVVGGIPDWMGPHMALVTGVLSIPFTYFMSNDGFYFGILPVLSEAGAAHGVSSLEIARASLVGQPLHMSSPLVPAVYVLVGMAKVEFGDHTRFTVKWAALTALVVLGAGLLFGIV from the coding sequence ATGTTGACCCTCCTCGGTTTCACCATGATCGCGACCTTCCTGGTCCTGATCATGATGAAGAAGGTGTCGCCCATCGCGGCGCTCGTGCTCATCCCCGCACTGTTCTGCGTCCTGGTGGGCAAGGGCGCCCACCTCGGTGACTACGTCATCGCGGGCATCGGCGACCTCGCGCCCACCGCCGCGATGCTGATGTTCGCGATCGTCTACTTCGGCGTGATGATCGACGTCGGCCTGTTCGACCCGATCGTGCGCGGCATCCTGAAGTTCGCGAAGGCCGACCCGGTCCGCATCGTCGTCGGCACCGCCGTGCTTGCCGCGATCGTCTCCCTGGACGGCGACGGCTCCACCACCTTCATGATCACCGTCTCGGCGATGTACCCGCTGTACAAGCGCCTGAAGATGAGCCTCGTCGTCATGACCGGGGTCGCCGCGACCGCCAACGGCGTCATGAACACGCTGCCCTGGGGCGGCCCCACCGCCCGCGCGGCCACCGCGCTCAAGCTCGACGCCAGTGACATCTTCGTGCCGATGATCCCGGCCCTCGCGGTCGGACTCGTCTTCGTCTTCGCGCTCGCCTACGTCCTCGGCCGCCGCGAGCGCACCCGCCTCGGCCACCTGTCGATCGACGAGGTCACCGAGGAGGCCACCGAGACGGCCGACGAGAAGGTCCTGGTCGGCGCCGGCAACGGCGCGCGCAAGGGCACCGGCGGCGGCGACCACGCAGGCTCCGCGAACGCCGCCGCGAGCGCACCCTCGTACGAGAACGAGGACGGCGAGACCTTCACCGGACTCGACCCGCGCCGCGCCACCCTGCGCCCCAAGCTGTACTGGTTCAACGCACTGCTCACCGTCGTGCTCCTGACCGCCATGATCATGGAGCTGCTGCCGATCCCGGTCCTCTTCATGCTCGGCGCCGCGCTCGCCCTCACCGTCAACTTCCCGCACATGCCCGACCAGCGGGCCCGGATCGGCGCGCACGCCGAGAACGTCCTCAACGTCGCGGGCATGGTCTTCGCCGCCGCCGTCTTCACCGGCGTCCTCCAGGGCACCGGCATGGTCGACCACATGGCGAAGTGGGTGGTGGGCGGCATCCCCGACTGGATGGGCCCGCACATGGCCCTGGTCACCGGCGTCCTGTCCATCCCGTTCACGTACTTCATGTCCAACGACGGCTTCTACTTCGGCATCCTGCCGGTCCTCTCCGAGGCGGGCGCCGCGCACGGCGTCTCCTCCCTGGAGATCGCCCGCGCCTCCCTCGTCGGCCAGCCGCTGCACATGTCGAGCCCGCTCGTCCCGGCCGTGTACGTCCTCGTCGGCATGGCCAAGGTCGAGTTCGGCGACCACACCCGGTTCACCGTGAAATGGGCGGCGCTGACCGCGCTGGTCGTGCTCGGTGCGGGCCTGCTGTTCGGAATCGTGTGA
- a CDS encoding AAA family ATPase: MDGRAADGRRYVLSAAVTQVAAHPDAARPELAEDVRRIERLFLGELDHTRGADLGLDPSREQLTKALRAFATAPERRPDDHVVLYLAAHGVTAEDSGRHYLLLSDSDARDPHGTALPTEELVALLWEGTSIERLLVLVDCCYAEAGTDTALRSALKARQFREPVTEHGPTGLVLVASSRRKEESYVGALSAAFDRAVRRQATAGHAPAHISVEHVMAAIAADPEVPPAQRPVWSLSHATGGIPAFLPNPRHVPEATGRKLDEIDRIIALGCRERLARERELTDFFLPRARGTDVPTDEVWDFTGRHTALTDLTGWLAPARAADRLCVVTGDPGSGKSSLLGMVAVLTDPDRGAAVPRAGLPSVLPGPGTVHVAVNASHKSTRQLLDAFAAAAGSAAESLGALTAHLQTRTSPLVVLVDGLDETLAPHEVVDELITPLTDPERQLPLRLLVGARPHIARRLSADATVMDLDDERYGDPPAVRAYARTLLTAPGSPLLTAPPAVVDAVAEAIAAAAGRSFLVARITARTTAREPRLPHPGDPGWHTWCERLPRLPGEAMERDLDQRLGPLADRARDLLRPLAYAQGAGLPWAGVWPRLATAISGRRYGDEDIVWLRQAAGSYVVEGVEDGGSVYRIYHRALIEYLRESRDAERVQRTVTEALRDLDHPYVRHYLALHAGEGGVLDPLVRDAAFVLAADAGQLLAALPRLRTAEGRRAGRAVRDVEAVLRGRTPGPGDQDVRARLRLAAVCRTATRLADSCDTAGEEPLPWRARWAAWTPTGARAATGAWGPGPRRGSWCPVRAARPGSWRSGRGAGRPPPGTWTRGSASNSPHSAGRWTGTPGRPSPNCRAGPPRCRTTRATGTAAAGTSG, encoded by the coding sequence ATGGACGGCAGAGCGGCTGACGGCCGCAGGTACGTGCTGAGCGCGGCCGTCACCCAGGTGGCGGCCCACCCCGACGCGGCCCGCCCCGAACTCGCCGAGGACGTCCGCCGCATCGAGCGGCTCTTCCTCGGCGAACTGGACCACACCCGCGGCGCCGACCTCGGCCTCGACCCCAGCCGCGAGCAACTCACCAAAGCGCTGCGGGCGTTCGCCACCGCGCCCGAGCGACGCCCCGACGACCACGTCGTCCTCTACCTCGCCGCGCACGGCGTCACCGCCGAGGACAGCGGGCGGCACTACCTCCTGCTCTCCGACAGCGACGCCCGCGACCCGCACGGCACCGCCCTGCCCACCGAGGAACTCGTCGCGCTCCTGTGGGAGGGCACCTCCATCGAGCGGCTCCTCGTCCTCGTCGACTGCTGCTACGCCGAGGCGGGCACCGACACCGCCCTGCGCTCCGCGCTGAAAGCACGGCAGTTCAGAGAACCCGTCACCGAGCACGGCCCCACCGGCCTCGTCCTCGTCGCCTCCTCGCGGCGCAAGGAGGAGTCGTACGTCGGTGCCCTGTCCGCCGCGTTCGACCGGGCCGTGCGCCGCCAGGCCACCGCCGGGCACGCGCCCGCCCACATCAGCGTCGAACACGTCATGGCCGCCATCGCCGCCGACCCCGAGGTGCCGCCCGCCCAGCGCCCCGTCTGGTCCCTCTCGCACGCCACCGGCGGCATCCCCGCGTTCCTGCCGAACCCGCGCCACGTTCCCGAGGCCACCGGCCGCAAGCTCGACGAGATCGACCGGATCATCGCCCTCGGCTGCCGCGAACGCCTCGCCCGCGAAAGAGAGTTGACCGACTTCTTCCTGCCCAGGGCGCGCGGCACCGATGTCCCCACCGACGAGGTGTGGGACTTCACCGGACGCCACACCGCGCTCACCGACCTCACCGGCTGGCTCGCTCCCGCCCGCGCCGCGGACCGGCTCTGCGTCGTCACCGGTGACCCGGGCTCGGGCAAGTCCTCACTGCTCGGCATGGTCGCCGTGCTCACCGACCCGGACCGCGGTGCCGCCGTCCCGCGCGCCGGACTGCCGTCCGTGCTGCCCGGCCCCGGCACCGTGCACGTCGCGGTCAACGCGAGCCACAAGTCGACCCGGCAGCTCCTCGACGCGTTCGCCGCCGCCGCGGGCAGCGCCGCCGAGTCGCTCGGCGCGCTCACCGCGCACCTCCAGACCCGCACCTCGCCCCTCGTCGTCCTCGTCGACGGCCTCGACGAGACCCTCGCCCCGCACGAGGTCGTCGACGAACTGATCACCCCGCTCACCGACCCCGAACGCCAGCTCCCGCTCAGGCTGCTGGTGGGCGCACGGCCGCACATCGCCCGCCGACTGTCCGCCGACGCCACCGTGATGGACCTCGACGACGAGCGGTACGGCGACCCGCCCGCGGTCCGCGCCTACGCCCGCACCCTCCTGACCGCGCCCGGCTCCCCGCTCCTGACCGCACCACCCGCCGTCGTCGACGCCGTGGCCGAGGCCATCGCCGCCGCGGCCGGGCGCTCCTTCCTCGTCGCCCGCATCACCGCCCGCACCACCGCCCGCGAACCCCGGCTGCCGCACCCCGGCGACCCCGGCTGGCACACCTGGTGCGAGCGGCTGCCGCGACTGCCCGGTGAGGCCATGGAGCGCGACCTCGACCAGCGCCTCGGCCCGCTCGCCGACCGGGCCCGCGACCTGCTGCGCCCCCTCGCCTACGCACAGGGCGCCGGACTGCCGTGGGCCGGTGTGTGGCCCCGGCTGGCGACGGCGATCAGCGGCCGCCGCTACGGCGACGAGGACATCGTCTGGCTGCGCCAGGCCGCGGGCTCGTACGTCGTCGAAGGCGTCGAGGACGGCGGCTCCGTGTACCGGATCTACCACCGGGCCCTCATCGAGTACCTCCGCGAGAGCCGGGACGCCGAGCGGGTGCAGCGCACGGTGACCGAGGCCCTGCGCGACCTCGACCACCCGTACGTACGGCACTACCTGGCGCTGCACGCGGGCGAGGGCGGGGTGCTCGACCCGCTGGTGCGGGACGCCGCGTTCGTGCTCGCCGCCGACGCCGGCCAACTCCTCGCTGCCCTGCCGCGGTTGCGTACCGCCGAAGGCCGCAGAGCCGGGCGTGCCGTCAGGGACGTCGAGGCGGTGCTGCGCGGCAGGACGCCGGGCCCCGGCGACCAGGACGTCCGCGCCCGGCTGCGGCTCGCCGCGGTCTGCCGCACCGCGACCCGGCTCGCCGACTCCTGCGACACGGCGGGCGAGGAGCCCCTGCCGTGGCGGGCCCGGTGGGCGGCGTGGACCCCTACGGGGGCTCGCGCGGCTACGGGGGCTTGGGGTCCGGGGCCCAGGAGGGGGTCGTGGTGCCCGGTACGCGCGGCCAGGCCTGGTTCCTGGAGAAGCGGCCGTGGCGCGGGACGGCCGCCGCCTGGGACCTGGACACGGGGGAGCGCGTCGAACTCCCCGCACAGCGCGGGGCGCTGGACCGGGACACCTGGTCGACCGAGCCCGAACTGCCGGGCTGGGCCGCCGCGCTGTCGCACTACTCGCGCTACTGGTACCGCGGCGGCCGGGACATCCGGATGA
- a CDS encoding TetR family transcriptional regulator has product MPHPTSLRRAPVQQRSAERLTRILDACAGLLDESGYDELSTRAVASRADVPIGSVYRFFGNKRAMVDALAQRNLERYAERVTARLAAIGADDWRAAMDAVLDEYLAMKRTAPGFSLVDFGTQIPVGDPDADPNRRVADTLTDLLAPHLGRTPDAALRRTFLVAVEAADTLVRLAFRLDAAGDAAIIGETRELLRAYLARVLD; this is encoded by the coding sequence ATGCCGCACCCGACGTCCCTGCGCCGCGCCCCCGTCCAGCAGCGCAGCGCCGAGCGCCTGACCCGGATCCTCGACGCCTGCGCCGGGCTCCTCGACGAGAGCGGCTACGACGAGCTGAGCACCCGCGCCGTGGCGAGCCGCGCCGACGTCCCCATCGGCTCCGTCTACCGCTTCTTCGGCAACAAGCGCGCCATGGTCGACGCCCTCGCCCAGCGCAACCTGGAGCGCTACGCGGAACGCGTCACCGCACGCCTCGCCGCGATCGGGGCGGACGACTGGCGCGCCGCGATGGACGCCGTCCTCGACGAGTACCTCGCCATGAAGCGCACCGCACCCGGCTTCTCCCTCGTCGACTTCGGCACCCAGATCCCCGTCGGCGACCCGGACGCCGACCCCAACCGCCGCGTCGCCGACACCCTCACGGACCTCCTCGCCCCGCACCTCGGCCGCACCCCCGACGCCGCCCTGCGCCGCACGTTCCTCGTCGCCGTCGAAGCGGCGGACACCCTGGTCCGGCTCGCGTTCCGGCTCGACGCGGCGGGGGACGCGGCGATCATCGGGGAGACCCGGGAGCTGTTGCGGGCCTATCTGGCGCGCGTGTTGGACTGA
- the hmgA gene encoding homogentisate 1,2-dioxygenase, which produces MSGDAHKTAEGLAYLSGFGNEHASEAVPGALPEGRNSPQRAPLGLYAEQLSGSAFTEPRAHNRRSWLYRIRPSAAHPRFTRVDNGAIRTAPFTESVPDPNRLRWDPLPDPAPGTDWLAGLWTLGGNGDATQRSGMAVHLYHANSPMRDRVFSDADGELLIVPEHGGLLLRTEFGLLAAGPGEVALIPRGVRFRVELLDESARGYVCENYGAPFQLPDLGPIGANGLANARDFRAPVASYEDDDRPVEVVNKFCGNLWTATYDHSPLDVVAWHGNHVPYVYDLRRFNVIGTISYDHPDPSIFTVLTSPSDTPGLAGVDFVVFAPRWLVGEDTFRPPYFHRNVMSEYMGLVEGAYDAKTAGKGGFVPGGGSLHNMMSAHGPDRETFDRASAAELKPQRVDDGLAFMFETRWPVTLAPQAAAAEHLQRGYDEVWRGLERHFRS; this is translated from the coding sequence ATGAGCGGGGACGCACACAAGACGGCGGAGGGGCTCGCCTATCTGTCGGGGTTCGGGAACGAGCACGCCTCGGAGGCGGTGCCCGGCGCCCTGCCCGAGGGGCGCAACTCGCCGCAGCGCGCCCCGCTCGGCCTCTACGCGGAACAGCTCAGCGGCTCGGCGTTCACCGAGCCCCGCGCGCACAACCGCCGCTCGTGGCTGTACCGGATCCGCCCGTCGGCCGCGCACCCGCGGTTCACGCGCGTCGACAACGGCGCGATCCGCACGGCCCCCTTCACCGAGTCGGTCCCCGACCCCAACCGGTTGCGCTGGGACCCGCTGCCGGATCCGGCGCCCGGCACGGACTGGCTGGCGGGCCTGTGGACCCTCGGGGGGAACGGGGACGCGACACAGCGCTCCGGCATGGCCGTGCACCTGTACCACGCCAACTCCCCCATGAGGGACCGGGTGTTCAGCGACGCCGACGGCGAACTGCTGATCGTCCCCGAGCACGGCGGCCTGCTGCTGCGCACCGAGTTCGGGCTGCTCGCGGCGGGCCCCGGCGAAGTCGCGCTGATCCCGCGCGGCGTCCGCTTCCGGGTGGAGCTCCTCGACGAGAGCGCCCGCGGGTACGTGTGCGAGAACTACGGCGCCCCGTTCCAGCTGCCCGACCTCGGTCCGATCGGCGCGAACGGCCTGGCGAACGCACGGGACTTCAGGGCTCCCGTCGCCTCCTACGAGGACGACGACCGCCCGGTCGAGGTCGTCAACAAGTTCTGCGGCAACCTCTGGACCGCGACCTACGACCACTCGCCGCTCGACGTCGTCGCCTGGCACGGCAACCACGTCCCGTACGTGTACGACCTGCGGCGTTTCAACGTCATCGGGACGATCTCGTACGACCACCCCGACCCGTCGATCTTCACGGTCCTCACGTCGCCGTCCGACACCCCGGGCCTGGCCGGGGTCGACTTCGTGGTGTTCGCGCCGCGCTGGCTGGTGGGCGAGGACACGTTCCGGCCGCCGTACTTCCACCGGAACGTGATGAGCGAGTACATGGGCCTCGTCGAGGGCGCGTACGACGCGAAGACCGCCGGAAAGGGGGGCTTCGTGCCGGGCGGCGGCTCGCTGCACAACATGATGTCGGCGCACGGGCCCGACCGGGAGACGTTCGACCGGGCCAGCGCGGCGGAGCTGAAGCCGCAGCGGGTGGACGACGGCCTCGCCTTCATGTTCGAGACGCGCTGGCCGGTGACGCTCGCTCCGCAGGCCGCGGCGGCGGAGCACCTGCAGCGCGGCTACGACGAGGTGTGGCGGGGCCTTGAGCGGCATTTCCGGAGCTAG
- a CDS encoding GntR family transcriptional regulator: protein MTSFAPDSIVLNRKLPLWYQVSQSLRASILGRSPQDPLRLPTEERLAAHYGVSVLTMRQALKELEDEGLITRHRRRGTFIEPDARRGTPVRLLGSVDAIVAQQSGMTTEVLAHGPAPLPAAYADLFPGTTTAPTYHRLRSDEKTGEPTNHARNYLRPDLGERVDVADLARWPMTKVLRDVVGVRISRITDSVEARLADPETARLLNVPLLSPILHYTGITYDEDGQVLDVAVIHYRGDRFSFTVTLEAH from the coding sequence GTGACGTCATTCGCCCCGGACTCGATCGTCCTGAACCGCAAACTGCCGCTCTGGTATCAGGTGTCGCAGTCTCTGCGCGCCTCCATACTGGGGCGCTCCCCGCAGGACCCGCTGCGGCTGCCCACCGAGGAGCGGCTCGCGGCCCACTACGGGGTCTCCGTGCTCACGATGCGGCAGGCGCTGAAGGAGCTGGAGGACGAGGGGCTCATCACGCGGCACCGCCGTCGCGGCACGTTCATCGAACCGGACGCCCGGCGCGGGACGCCCGTGCGGCTGCTCGGCTCCGTGGACGCCATCGTCGCGCAGCAGTCCGGCATGACGACCGAGGTCCTCGCGCACGGGCCCGCCCCGCTGCCCGCGGCCTACGCCGACCTGTTCCCGGGGACGACGACCGCCCCCACGTACCACCGGCTGCGCAGCGACGAGAAGACCGGCGAGCCGACCAACCACGCCCGCAACTACCTGCGGCCCGACCTCGGTGAGCGGGTCGACGTCGCCGACCTCGCGCGCTGGCCCATGACGAAGGTGCTGCGCGACGTGGTCGGGGTGCGGATCAGCCGGATCACGGACTCGGTGGAGGCGCGGCTGGCCGACCCGGAGACGGCCCGGCTCCTGAACGTGCCGCTGCTCAGCCCGATCCTGCACTACACGGGGATCACGTACGACGAGGACGGCCAGGTCCTCGACGTGGCGGTGATCCACTACCGCGGCGACCGCTTCTCGTTCACGGTGACGCTGGAAGCGCACTGA
- a CDS encoding TetR/AcrR family transcriptional regulator C-terminal domain-containing protein, translating to MAGRAAEPEVIWARPERAGRGPRPAHSRADIAAAAVRVADAEGIEAVSMRKMAAELGMGTMSLYNYVPRKEDLYELMVDAVSGEYVYRDPSGDWRADVLGLARQARALMHRHPWLPRLMSPVYGFSPNALRYLEHCMACLDPLELPYGTKMELIAAVTSVVTTYVANEIATAERTRSLPWSAEQEQAARIAYLGAQVASGRYPRLAAAFMEDSGPIDLEAVFERALRRTLEGFAAG from the coding sequence ATGGCGGGCCGAGCGGCCGAACCCGAAGTGATCTGGGCGCGCCCCGAGCGCGCCGGGAGGGGCCCCAGGCCGGCCCACAGCCGGGCCGACATCGCGGCGGCGGCCGTCCGCGTGGCCGACGCCGAGGGCATCGAGGCGGTGTCCATGCGCAAGATGGCGGCCGAGCTCGGCATGGGCACGATGTCGCTCTACAACTACGTCCCGCGCAAGGAGGACCTGTACGAGCTGATGGTCGACGCCGTCAGCGGCGAGTACGTCTACCGGGACCCGAGCGGCGACTGGCGCGCGGACGTCCTGGGACTCGCCCGGCAGGCACGGGCGTTGATGCACCGGCACCCGTGGCTGCCCCGCCTCATGTCACCGGTCTACGGCTTCAGCCCCAACGCGCTGCGGTACCTGGAGCACTGCATGGCCTGCCTGGACCCGCTGGAACTCCCGTACGGCACCAAGATGGAGCTGATCGCGGCCGTGACCAGTGTGGTGACCACGTACGTCGCCAACGAGATCGCCACCGCCGAACGCACCCGGTCCCTGCCGTGGAGCGCCGAGCAGGAGCAGGCCGCGCGGATCGCCTACCTGGGCGCGCAGGTGGCGTCGGGCCGGTACCCGCGGCTCGCCGCGGCGTTCATGGAGGACTCGGGGCCGATCGACCTGGAGGCGGTCTTCGAGCGGGCCCTGCGACGGACCCTGGAAGGCTTCGCCGCCGGATGA
- a CDS encoding ATP-binding cassette domain-containing protein, whose protein sequence is MTSTYAVLSEGLEKRFGSGANAVHALRGLDLAVREGSVCGLLGPNGAGKTTAVRVLTTLLRPDAGTARVAGHDLARDPGGVRRRIGVTGQYASVDGDLTGRENLRLFGRLLRAPRGRAEELLERFGLVEAADRTARTYSGGMRRRLDLAASLLTRPAVLFLDEPTTGLDPHSRNEIWDAVRELAHEGTTVLLTTQYLDEADRLADEIVLIDGGRAAHAGTPAELKGRLGSYAEVVVTEEAGEPGLHAAAVVLDQLTGSRPVLSPERRTVGAVVLDPAVTLPRVVRELDACGVPLMDASLRPPTLDEVFLRLTAARTTKEVAA, encoded by the coding sequence ATGACTTCTACGTACGCTGTACTTAGTGAAGGTCTGGAGAAGCGATTCGGTTCGGGTGCCAACGCCGTGCACGCGCTGCGCGGCCTCGATCTGGCCGTACGGGAGGGCTCGGTGTGCGGCCTGCTCGGGCCGAACGGAGCGGGCAAGACGACGGCCGTACGGGTGCTGACAACGCTGCTGCGCCCGGACGCCGGGACGGCGCGGGTGGCGGGGCACGACCTCGCGCGGGACCCCGGCGGCGTGCGCCGCCGCATCGGCGTCACCGGTCAGTACGCCTCGGTCGACGGCGACCTCACCGGCCGCGAGAACCTGCGTCTGTTCGGGCGGCTGCTGCGGGCGCCGCGCGGCAGGGCCGAGGAACTCCTGGAGCGGTTCGGCCTGGTCGAGGCCGCCGACCGCACCGCGCGCACCTACTCCGGCGGCATGCGGCGCCGCCTCGACCTCGCCGCGAGCCTGCTCACCCGGCCCGCCGTGCTCTTCCTCGACGAGCCGACGACCGGCCTCGACCCGCACAGCAGGAACGAGATCTGGGACGCGGTGCGCGAGCTGGCCCACGAGGGCACCACGGTGCTCCTGACCACGCAGTACCTCGACGAGGCCGACCGGCTGGCCGACGAGATCGTGCTGATCGACGGCGGCCGCGCCGCCCACGCGGGCACCCCCGCCGAACTCAAGGGCCGGCTCGGCAGCTACGCGGAGGTCGTCGTCACCGAGGAGGCGGGCGAGCCGGGGCTGCACGCCGCCGCCGTCGTCCTCGACCAACTCACCGGCTCACGGCCGGTGCTGTCCCCCGAGCGGCGCACGGTCGGCGCGGTCGTCCTCGATCCGGCCGTCACGCTCCCCCGTGTCGTCCGCGAACTCGACGCGTGCGGCGTCCCGTTGATGGACGCGAGTCTGCGCCCGCCGACCCTCGACGAGGTGTTCCTGCGGCTGACCGCGGCCCGGACCACGAAGGAGGTCGCCGCGTGA
- a CDS encoding ABC transporter permease: MSAILYDGGAVLGRHLQRLRHAPAILIMTQTMPIVFLLFFGYVFGGALAMPGAEYRAFLVPGMLVATAANGIMTGMFTAAQDAHRGVMDRFRTLPMSRSAVPLGQAVADLVTTTVGMVPLVLVGLAMGWRIEGGAAGAVAAFGLLLLFRFTATWVGILLGLLSRSEEAASQLAGVTFMLPLLSNAYIPTDGMPAVARTLAEWNPISAVSTALRDLCGNAAVPHGSAWPVTHPVAGSLTWCAVLLAVCVPLAVRRCTRG; the protein is encoded by the coding sequence GTGAGCGCGATCCTGTACGACGGCGGCGCCGTCCTCGGCCGTCACCTCCAGCGGCTGCGGCACGCCCCGGCGATCCTGATCATGACGCAGACGATGCCGATCGTCTTCCTGCTGTTCTTCGGCTACGTCTTCGGCGGCGCGCTCGCGATGCCGGGAGCCGAGTACCGGGCGTTCCTGGTGCCCGGGATGCTGGTGGCGACCGCGGCCAACGGCATCATGACGGGCATGTTCACCGCCGCGCAGGACGCGCACCGCGGTGTGATGGACCGCTTCCGTACGCTGCCGATGAGCCGGTCGGCGGTCCCGCTCGGGCAGGCCGTCGCCGATCTCGTGACGACGACGGTGGGCATGGTGCCGCTGGTGCTCGTCGGGCTCGCGATGGGGTGGCGGATCGAGGGCGGGGCGGCGGGGGCCGTGGCCGCGTTCGGGCTGCTGCTGCTCTTCCGGTTCACGGCGACGTGGGTCGGGATCCTGCTCGGGCTGCTGTCGCGCAGCGAGGAGGCGGCCAGTCAACTGGCGGGCGTCACCTTCATGTTGCCGCTCCTGTCGAACGCGTACATCCCGACCGACGGCATGCCCGCCGTGGCCCGCACCCTGGCCGAGTGGAACCCGATCAGCGCCGTGAGCACGGCCCTGCGCGACCTGTGCGGCAACGCGGCGGTGCCGCACGGCTCCGCCTGGCCGGTGACGCACCCGGTGGCCGGTTCGCTGACCTGGTGCGCGGTGCTGCTCGCGGTGTGTGTCCCGCTCGCCGTCCGCCGCTGCACGCGCGGCTGA